GCGCAGACGCCCATGAAGCTCATGGACAGGAGGTAGGTGGCGAAGACGGCGCGCCGCACCGCCCGGCGACTTCCCGCGCCAATGTGCTGGCCGACACGGATCGAGCCGGCCAGGCTGGCGCCCAGGGCGACCATGAAGGTGGTCGCGGCAATGTTGATCGTGACCTGGTGCGCCGCGAGCTGCGTCGCCCCGAACCAGCCCATCATGATGGCGGCGAAAGCGAAGAGGCCGACCTCGACGCCGAGCTGACCGGCAATGGGAGCGCCGATGCGGGTGATGCGAGCGAGGAGAGCGGGCACGGGGCGCCAGTGCACGCCGGCAAAGCCTCGCAGCGCCGGGCGGCCGAGCAGGTAGGCGGCCATGGCCAGGAGCATGGTCCACCGAACGAGCGTAGTAGCCCAGCCGCTGCCGACCACGCCCATGGCGGGGATCCAGCCGTCCACGCCGTAGATGAATGCCCAGTTGCCGAGCACGTTGACGCCCAGGCCGAGGAGTGTCATGACCATGGTCGGGCGAGCCATGCCCATGCCCTCGAGGTACTGGCGCAGCGCCATGAAGAGCAGGGCGGGTGGCACGCCGGCGGCGAGGGCGCGGAGGTAGCCGCCGGCGAGGCGGGCGACGTCCGGCTTCTGGCGCAGCAGCAGTGCCACGTCCTGGCCCAGCAGGCAGAGCGCGATGAGCGGCAGGCTGAGGATGAGCGCGAGCCAGGCGCCATGGACCAGGACGCGGCGGCACTCGTCGGGGCGGCCGGCGCCGAACGCCTGGCTGACCAGCGGGGCCATGCCCAGGATCACGCCGCTGCAGACCCAGAGCGCAGTGGTGTGGATGGCGGAGCCCACGGCGGCGGCGGCCAGTGGCGTGGCGCCCAGGGGCCCGACCATGAGCGTGTCCACCGTGGTCATGCCCACGGTGCCGAGCTGGCTGACGATGATAGGGCCGGCCAGGGCGAGGAGTCCGGTCAGCTCGTGGAGGAAGAGGCGGCGGCGCCGGCTCCGGCCGGGCGCCGTGGTGCGCAGGGGGCGCCGCGGGCGCGCGGCGGGCAACGTCGTCTGCATCCGCTCCGGCCCGCGGGCCTACTCCTGGTAAATCTTGACGACTGGCTTGCCGTCCCGGCCCACGGTGCCGCGGTACATGCCGGGCGTGTTGAAGGAGATGGCGACCGCGCCGCTGCGGTCCATGGCGATCACGCCCCCCTCCGCGTTCTGCTCGGCCAGCTTCCTGCGGATCACCTCGTCGGCCGCCTGCTGCAGCGGCTGGCCGAGGTAGGCGGTGCGGGCGCAGATGTCGTAGGCGACGACGTTGCGGATGAAGAACTCGCCGTGGCCGGTGCCGGAGACGGCACAGGTGGCGTTGTCGGCGTAGGTGCCGGCGCCGATCACGGGGGAGTCGCCAATGCGGCCGAAGCGCTTGTTGGTCATGCCGCCGGTCGAGGTGCCGGCCGCCAGGTTGCCGGCCTGGTCCAGGGCGACGGCGCCCACCGTGCCCAGGTGGCGCGGCATTGGTGGTGACTCTGGGCACGCTCCGGCGCGGGGGTCTGCCCTTCGAGGGAGCTGCGCGATGACGCGCCCACCGGCCCCCCTCCGTTCCCTGCCCACCGCCTCCGCCCTTCGCGCTCCGCTCCCCTCAGGGCAGACCCCGCGCGCCGTCGCTTGCGGTGCTTGCTCCGGGCGCGCTCCGGCGTGGCGTGGCGTCGCATCCAGGCGTGAGGTGCGCTTCTTCTCCGCCTCGAGCGCCTGCTGCAGTTGCTGCCAGCGGCGCTCGGTGAAGAAGTAGCTTTCGGGCAGGAGCTCGACCCCGTGCTCGCTGGCGAAGGCTTCTGCGCCCTCGCGCGCCATCATCACGTGGGGCGACTTCTCCATGACCAGCCGCGCGAGGGAGATCGGGTTCTTCACGCGCTTGACGCCCGCCACGGCGCCG
The window above is part of the Gemmatimonadota bacterium genome. Proteins encoded here:
- a CDS encoding MATE family efflux transporter, encoding MQTTLPAARPRRPLRTTAPGRSRRRRLFLHELTGLLALAGPIIVSQLGTVGMTTVDTLMVGPLGATPLAAAAVGSAIHTTALWVCSGVILGMAPLVSQAFGAGRPDECRRVLVHGAWLALILSLPLIALCLLGQDVALLLRQKPDVARLAGGYLRALAAGVPPALLFMALRQYLEGMGMARPTMVMTLLGLGVNVLGNWAFIYGVDGWIPAMGVVGSGWATTLVRWTMLLAMAAYLLGRPALRGFAGVHWRPVPALLARITRIGAPIAGQLGVEVGLFAFAAIMMGWFGATQLAAHQVTINIAATTFMVALGASLAGSIRVGQHIGAGSRRAVRRAVFATYLLSMSFMGVCALLFVTLPQELIGLYTSDPGVVALGSTLLLFAALFQLFDGAQVAGICVLRGAADTRGPMLIAAGGYWAIGLPTAYLLGFRTPLGPSGIWAGLSVALGAVAVLLAARVRGVLWQGAAGFRVPRPSPEAAF
- a CDS encoding isoaspartyl peptidase/L-asparaginase, with product MGKHRRHGARARTPAVALALALLAPAASAAQQTPAAPSAGHAAGWGMVIHGGVGTIVKETMTPELEAAYTSKLTEALAAGHAILARGSSSLDAVEAAIRILEDSPLFNAGKGAVFTHEGTNELDASIMDGRTRAAGAVAGVKRVKNPISLARLVMEKSPHVMMAREGAEAFASEHGVELLPESYFFTERRWQQLQQALEAEKKRTSRLDATPRHAGARPEQAPQATARGVCPEGSGARRAEAVGRERRGAGGRVIAQLPRRADPRAGACPESPPMPRHLGTVGAVALDQAGNLAAGTSTGGMTNKRFGRIGDSPVIGAGTYADNATCAVSGTGHGEFFIRNVVAYDICARTAYLGQPLQQAADEVIRRKLAEQNAEGGVIAMDRSGAVAISFNTPGMYRGTVGRDGKPVVKIYQE